In Streptomyces sp. NBC_01439, the following are encoded in one genomic region:
- a CDS encoding fatty acid desaturase family protein yields MNFSQTVRPPPVRADSGSDFACLSRKVQEAGLMARRPGYYALRMAAVTALYAAGWTAFVLIGDSWWTLPAAAFLAFVFGQVALLAHDLAHRQVFRLRKASEVSGRLAGNLGIGMGYGWWQDKHTRHHANPNHEDLDPDLDLDILVWTQDQARAARGLPRLLGRSQAFLFFPLLTLEGFNLHVSGVRSLFDRSLKHRVWEGALLAAHLAVYLGALFLVLPPGKAIVFLLVHQCLFGIYLGSIFAPNHKGMPILRGAERPDFLRRQVLTSRDVRGGRFTDIVMGGLNYQIEHHLFPSMPSPHLRRAQTIVRGYCQELGVSYLETSLVNSYRQTLASLHAAGSPLRTPQAT; encoded by the coding sequence ATGAACTTCTCCCAGACGGTGCGGCCCCCTCCCGTACGGGCGGATTCGGGAAGCGACTTCGCCTGTCTTTCCCGGAAGGTCCAGGAGGCCGGGCTCATGGCGCGGCGCCCCGGGTACTACGCATTGCGCATGGCTGCCGTGACGGCCTTGTACGCCGCCGGATGGACGGCCTTCGTCCTGATCGGCGACAGCTGGTGGACGCTACCGGCGGCCGCCTTCCTCGCCTTCGTGTTCGGGCAGGTGGCCCTGCTCGCGCACGACCTCGCCCACCGGCAGGTCTTCAGGCTGCGCAAGGCCAGCGAGGTGTCCGGGCGCCTCGCCGGCAACCTCGGCATCGGCATGGGGTACGGCTGGTGGCAGGACAAGCACACCCGCCACCACGCCAACCCCAACCACGAGGACCTCGATCCCGACCTCGACCTGGACATCCTCGTCTGGACGCAGGACCAGGCCCGCGCGGCCAGGGGACTGCCGCGGCTGCTCGGCCGTTCGCAGGCGTTCCTCTTCTTCCCGCTGCTCACGCTGGAGGGGTTCAACCTGCACGTGTCCGGGGTGCGGTCGCTGTTCGACCGCTCGCTCAAGCACCGCGTGTGGGAGGGGGCCCTGCTCGCCGCGCACCTCGCCGTCTACCTCGGCGCGTTGTTCCTGGTGCTGCCGCCCGGCAAGGCGATCGTCTTTCTTCTCGTCCACCAGTGCCTTTTCGGCATCTATCTGGGATCGATCTTCGCTCCGAACCACAAGGGCATGCCGATCCTGCGCGGCGCCGAGCGGCCCGACTTCCTGAGGCGCCAGGTCCTGACCTCCCGTGACGTGCGAGGGGGCCGGTTCACCGACATCGTCATGGGCGGTCTCAACTACCAGATCGAGCACCACCTCTTCCCGAGCATGCCCAGCCCGCACCTGCGCAGGGCCCAGACCATCGTCCGCGGGTACTGCCAGGAGCTCGGGGTCAGCTACCTGGAGACCAGCCTGGTCAACTCCTACCGGCAGACCCTCGCCAGCCTCCACGCGGCGGGATCCCCCCTCAGAACGCCGCAGGCCACCTGA
- a CDS encoding TraR/DksA family transcriptional regulator: MGDPFQSGHDEHGRATFTTARARLAADRADTLARTAALGRDFDGIVAANALVAVDDEHDPEGASTAFERAHVAALMARAREHLEELDLAVERLERGEYGQCEDCGGAIPPERLEIRPAATTCVRCARSVPRRPPRPD, translated from the coding sequence ATGGGCGATCCATTCCAGTCCGGCCATGACGAGCACGGCCGGGCCACCTTCACGACCGCTCGCGCACGTCTCGCGGCCGACCGCGCTGACACCCTGGCCAGGACGGCCGCGCTGGGTCGCGACTTCGATGGAATCGTCGCTGCGAACGCCTTGGTCGCGGTCGACGACGAGCACGACCCCGAGGGGGCCAGCACCGCCTTCGAGCGGGCCCACGTGGCCGCGCTGATGGCCCGTGCGCGCGAGCACCTGGAAGAACTGGACCTGGCGGTGGAACGGCTCGAGCGGGGCGAGTACGGGCAGTGCGAAGACTGCGGCGGGGCGATTCCGCCCGAGCGCCTGGAGATCCGTCCGGCGGCAACCACCTGTGTCCGCTGCGCCCGGTCCGTCCCGCGCCGGCCGCCGCGCCCCGACTGA
- a CDS encoding nucleoside deaminase — MRAASNMPTDQARTHLLAAIDLAASARQHGNHPFGALLTDAAGNVLLTAENTVITEHDATGHAETNLVREASRTMTPDQLAEATLYSSTEPCAMCSGAIYWSGIQRVVYALAATELNVLAGVNPEEPLLDLPCRQIFAAGGNTVEVSGPYLCKEAAAVHLGYWG, encoded by the coding sequence ATGCGAGCAGCTTCGAACATGCCGACCGATCAAGCCCGGACTCACCTCCTCGCGGCCATCGACCTTGCGGCCAGCGCCCGCCAGCACGGCAACCATCCGTTCGGCGCGCTGCTCACCGACGCGGCCGGGAACGTCCTGCTCACCGCCGAGAACACCGTGATCACGGAGCATGATGCCACCGGGCACGCAGAGACGAACCTGGTCCGGGAGGCGTCGCGCACGATGACGCCGGACCAGCTCGCCGAGGCCACGCTCTACTCCAGCACCGAGCCGTGCGCGATGTGCTCGGGCGCGATCTACTGGAGCGGCATCCAGCGGGTCGTCTACGCGCTCGCGGCCACCGAGCTGAATGTCCTCGCCGGAGTGAACCCCGAAGAGCCACTGCTCGATCTCCCGTGCCGCCAGATCTTCGCGGCCGGCGGGAACACCGTCGAGGTATCGGGGCCGTACCTCTGCAAAGAGGCTGCCGCAGTACACCTCGGCTACTGGGGATAA